Proteins encoded within one genomic window of Nicotiana tabacum cultivar K326 unplaced genomic scaffold, ASM71507v2 Un00002, whole genome shotgun sequence:
- the LOC107775993 gene encoding GDSL esterase/lipase At4g10955-like: MASEREIFSLSGPLYLTAIDWKNTDHRRSVAASLVKSVYILERDRQQNRQGPKALAPPWWEFFHFQLIQVLVDSEDQSYFGAIFQYKFPNSHFNYSYYSTHGQNQNPPKYVIAFRGTIAKKDSRSQDYKLDFRVIRNNLHNSSRFYIALQAVQSIVQNYGPSDIWLAGHSLGSAIALTIGRDMVIKMDIHLETYLFNPPFASLPIEKIKNEKLKHGIRFAHSVVKAGLVAAVKSHRPEPPHKNDHFTILSTWVPYLFVNPSDPICSEYVGYFEHREKMVAIGAGEIGRIATQNSIRSIILTAIGKESEPSHLLPSAFVTVNLSPSPDFKRAHGIHQWWKPDLQCNCKLYQFR, from the exons ATGGCCTCTGAAAGGGAGATATTCAGCCTGTCGGGTCCATTATACCTCACTGCTATTGATTG GAAAAATACAGATCATAGGAGGTCCGTAGCAGCAAGCTTAGTGAAGAGCGTGTACATTCTTGAACGTGACCGCCAGCAAAACCGACAAGGTCCTAAAGCTCTAGCTCCGCCCTGGTGGGAATTCTTCCATTTTCAGTTAATCCAAGTTTTGGTGGACAGTGAAGACCAATCTTACTTCGGCGCCATTTTCCAatacaaatttccaaattctcaTTTCAACTACTCTTATTACTCAACCCACGGTCAGAATCAGAATCCACCAAAGTATGTGATCGCCTTTCGAGGCACAATTGCCAAAAAAGATAGCAGATCACAGGACTACAAGTTGGATTTTCGAGTCATTCGCAATAATCTTCACAATAGCTCTCGCTTCTATATTGCCCTTCAAGCTGTACAAAGCATTGTTCAAAATTATGGGCCCTCGGATATTTGGCTAGCAGGTCATTCATTGGGTTCTGCAATTGCATTAACAATTGGAAGGGATATGGTAATTAAAATGGACATTCATCTCGAAACATATTTGTTTAATCCACCATTTGCATCTCTTCCAATAGAGAAAATCAAGAACGAGAAATTGAAGCATGGAATTCGCTTTGCTCATAGTGTTGTCAAAGCTGGACTTGTTGCTGCCGTCAAAAGTCACAGGCCAGAGCCTCCACATAAAAATGATCATTTTACTATATTATCTACATGGGTTCCTTATTTGTTTGTGAATCCATCTGATCCTATTTGCTCGGAATATGTTGGATATTTCGAACATCGGGAAAAGATGGTTGCCATTGGCGCTGGGGAAATTGGACGGATTGCGACGCAGAATTCAATAAGAAGTATTATTTTGACTGCTATAGGAAAAGAGTCGGAACCGTCGCACCTACTTCCTTCTGCGTTTGTTACTGTTAATTTGAGCCCCTCTCCAGATTTCAAACGAGCTCATGGAATCCACCAATGGTGGAAACCTGATTTGCAGTGCAATTGTAAGCTTTACCAGTTTCGATAA